TCGCTGCTGTTTTCAATGAGCGCGCGGAAGCGCCTGGCCTGCTCCAAAACCTTCTCCTCGACAGCCTTGCGGTTCAGCATCTCGCCGATCTGCTGGCCCAACGCCCCGACCAGCTGCAACAGGTCGTTGTCCGGTTTCCGGTTTTCACGCGAGAAAAGCGTTACGACCCCGACGATCCCCTCATTTGTCCGGAGCGGAAAGGCCGACAGCGCGTGCAGCCCCATCGCCGCGAGGTTGGGAGCCAGGTCCCAGTTCGCGAACGCCCCGGCTTCGGAAATCCACATCGGTTTTCCCGAAGCCCAGACCGACCCGGGGAGTCCTGTCCCCTCCGGATAGAACGTCCGGCGGCAGATCGGGACGAGAGTCGAGGCGTCGAGGGACGGGCTGTGCCACTCGCCGGCCAGGCGGAGATGCCTCTTGTCGCGGTCGACCCGCCAGAGCATTCCCAGATGCCACCGCTCGATGACGCAAATCGATTGCAAGAGCTGATGGACCGCGTCCGGCAGGGAGGAGGTCTCGGCCAGCACACGCGTCACCACATACTGCAACCGGAGACGCCGCTCGGTCCTGAGCCACCCAAGGTCCGATCCCCGGTTCTTGAGTTCATCGAGCTGCTGGCGGAATTCGTTCAGCTCCTTGATAAACTTCGCGCTCATCCTCGTCCTCCGGCGGATTCAACTGCTGAACTGATGGGCTTCCGTCGAGTCTTTCAGAGCCACCGTGGAGGCTGTCCCTCCGGTTACCGCAAGCTGAATTTCGTCGAAATAGGCGGCCCCCACGAAATGCTGATGACGAACCGCGTCAAAACCGTGCTCCCGCTCGAGTTCGAATTCCTCCTCCTGGAACCTGGAATAGGCCGCCATACCGTCCTCCCGGTATTCCCGGGCCAGCCTGAACATGCTCGCGTTGAGCGTGTGGAATCCGGCGAGCGTGACAAACTGAAACCTGTAACCCATCGCCCCGAGTTCATTCTGGAATCGCCAGATCGTTTCGGGACTGAGGTTCCGGCGCCAGTTGAACGACGGCGAACAGTTGTAGGCAAGGGGCTTGTCGGGAAAATCCGAATGGATCTCCCCGGCAAACCTGCGCGCCTCCTCCAGATCGGGAGTTGACGTCTCACACCAGAGGAGATCGGCGAACGGAGCATACGCCCGGGCTCTGGCGATCGCGCAGTCAAGCCCGCCCGTGATGCGGTAGAATCCCTCGCCCGTCCGCTCGCCCGTCAGGAATGGCTCATCGATCGGATCCGCCTCTCCCTGAATCAGCCGGGCCCCGTTGGCATCGGTTCGCGCGATGAGGACCGTCGGGACTCCAAGCGTGTCGGCGGCGAGCCTCGCCGCCGCAAGTTTTTGGATGAATTCCCCCGGCGAGACGAGCACTTTTCCTCCCATGTGCCCGCACTTCTTGGCGGCGGAGAGCTGATCTTCCAGGTGGATTGCCGCAGCACCGCTCTCGATCAGGGCCTTCGTGACCTCGAACGCGTTGAGAGGGCCCCCGAATCCGGCCTCGGCATCGGCCACGATCGGAGCGAACCAGATCGGTCCGGCGACTCCTTCCATGTGCGCGATCTGATCCGCCCGCCGGAGCGCGTTGTTAATCCTCCGGACGACGTTCGGAACGCTGCTCGAGGGATAGAGGCTCAGGTCGGGATACATCTGGCCGGCGTCGTTCGAGTCGGCGGCAACCTGCCACCCGCTGACGTAGACAGCCTCGAGTCCCGCGCGCACCTGTTCCACCGCCTGATTGCCCGTCGAGGCCCCGAGAGCCCGGACGTATCCGTCCCTCTGCAGCAGCCTCCAGAACCGGGCGGCACCCATTTGTGCCAGCGTCTGTTCGATCCGGATCGATCCCCGCAGGCGGAGGACCGCCTCCGGGGTGTAGGGACGCTGAATTCCAGTCCAGCGCGGATCGAGCGTCCATGAATTCAGCATTCGTGAAGCCTCGTGATTGGTGTTCATACCTCCTCCTTTCGCCTATTCCAGGTATGTGTACGCGATGCTGGTGAAAAACTCACTGAACATTCTGCCGACGACGAGCTTATCGAGCAATTCTGCCGCCAATCTGAATTTCCTCTGGTCGCTTTCCCCGGGGACGGATTCGGAGAGGAGTCCGGCCAGTTCCTCAGTCACGATCTTGCGGTAGAGGTCGAGGGTGATCTTGCCGCCGGATGAGAGATGCGTGGTTTGATGGTGCAGCCACTGCCAGAGTTGCGCCCGCGATATTTCGGCCGTGGCGGCATCTTCCATGAGATTGTTGATGGGGACACACCCGATTCCCCTCAGCCACGATTCGAAGTATTCCAGCGCGACCCGGATATTGACCCGCATCCCCTGCTCGGTGATGACAGGTTTCGGGACGGTCAGGAGATCGGCGGCGGAGATATTCACGTCCTCCCTCTTCCGGTGAATCTGGTTCGGCCCCGGCATGTAGGCGTCGAAGACATCCTTCGCCACCGCGACCAAACCGGGATGCGCCACCCATGTGCCGTCGTGCCCGTCCTCCGCTTCTCTCATCTTGTCGGCCCTGACTCTCGCAATCGCCTCCTCGTTGAGCCGTTGATCGCCTTTGACAGGTATGTGAGCCGCCATTCCTCCCATCGCGTGAGCCCCGCGGTTGTGGCATGTCCGGATCAGGGCCAGCGAATAAGAATGGAGGAACCGGGTGCTCATCGCGAGGCGCGAGCGGTCCGCCAGCACGAACTCCGGGTAGTGGCGGAATTTCTTGATCATGCTGAACAAATAGTCCCACCGTCCGCAATTGAGGCCGGCCGAATGGTCCCGCAGTTCGTAGAGTATCTCGTCCATCTCGAACGCGGCGGGAACGGTCTCGATCAGCGCGGTGGCGCGGATGGTGCCGGCGGGAAGGCCGAGTTTCTCCTGCGCCATCACGAAGACGTCGTTCCAGAGCCGCGCCTCAAGATGGCTCTCCATTTTGGGGAGATAAAAGTATGGCCCCGACCCCCTTTCCGTAAGAGCCCTGCCGTTATGGAACATGAACAGGCCGAAATCGAAGAGGGCGGCGGAGACCGGCGAGCCGTCGACCGTGACATGCTTTTCCTCCATGTGCCACCCGCGCGGACGGACCATGAGCGTCGCGATCTCATCCTTCAGCCGGTACTCCTTCCCCTCCGGGCTCCTGAAGCTGATGGTGCGGTCGACCGCTTCGATCACATTGAGTTGCCCCCGGACGATGTTGGTCCAGGTCGGGGAATTGGCATCCTCAAAATCAGCGATGAACACGTTTGACCCGGAATTCAGGGCGTTGATGATCATCTTTCGATCCGTGGGGGCGGTGATTTCCACCCTCCGGTCGAGCAGATCCTTCTTGATCGGCGCGACTTTCCAGTCGCCTTTCCGGATGTTCGCCGTTCCCTGCAGAAAATCGGGCAGCTTGCCCGCGATAATGTCCACCTGGCGTTCCCATCGTTTCAAAAGGAGGAGTTTGCGCCGCTGGCCAAACTCCCGTTCCAGTCCAGCGACAAAAGCGAGGGCGTCCGGGGTGAGGACCCTTGAGAATTCAGGCCTCGGGGGGGCGGATATCTCCACCCGTCCGGGCAGCCTAATGGCTGTTTCTTGTTTCGTGAGCGTTTTCATTCGATAACCCCTTCCACCTCCTTAATGCCGTTACGATGGTACCCTGTCTTGTGATTGATGATCCCCGGCTCCCCCGGACGGAGATAGTGACTCATTTCGTTTACGGCCTTCCCGGCGGCGCCGGGAATCCGGAAGCCGGAGCGGGGGCTGCCGGAGAATCCCCGTGGTTGTTCGCAAGGAGGAGCGTGAGAATTCCGACGCCCAGAACGGCCGCTCCGGCCCCGATCAACGGGGACATTCCGAACCCGCCGGACGCCACCTCCCGGACGCTGACCGCGAAATAGTAGTCGTTTCCCGCGAGGCCCGCCGGGAATTCCTTTGCGAAACCCCATTCGATCGTCCTGTTCACGCCCGAGTACCGGCCGGGACCGAAATCTCCGCTCAGATTTTTCGGGCTATAACTGAAGGAAGAGTCGCTTTCCTTTCGCAGGCTCACGGATACCTCCACCTCGGCGTCCGCCGGAGCGGACAGATCGTAATGGATGAGAATTCTGTCGCCTGCGGGAACAAAGCGGACGTTCGTAGCGCGGAGTTCGCCGTCCCGGGGAAACCCCGCGGCCGCCGCCGGCTCCAGGGCCAGCAAAAGCGTCAGGAGCCAGCCGAGGCTACCGGTTCTTCGGACAAATGATTGCATACTCCCTCCATTCCAGGTTGAATCAACACAAACCTTCTGTCGTACACGGAGTCGCCGCTCTGAAGCCTGAAGATGTAGACTCCGCTCGGAACCTCGCTCGCATCGAACCGGACTGTATGAACGCCGGCAGTCCGGGCGCTCTGCTCGAGGGTGAGCACCTCCGTTCCGAGAATATTGAACATTTTGAGGCTGACATATTGGTCGTGCGCGAGGACATATTCGATCATGACCGTCAAGTCATTGGAACCCTGGCCCTGCCCGATCAGGCGGGCCTTGCGGATCGCACTCCGTTCCGCCACTCCGGAATCTCCGGCCGGAAGCGCTCGCAGGGAGAGGAGCAGGAGGGCCGTCAACCCGAGCGCCCGGATGCCCGGTCTCTTCGCCCCCCGATTTCCGGTTTGAACCTGCACGCTCATCACGAATCATCTCCTTATCGAAGCAAGAGCATCTTCCGCGTGATCCACAGGCCCCCGTTCGCGATCAACCGCGAGAAATACGTTCCGCTCGGCAAACTGTTCCCCGACCGGTCTCTTCCGTCCCAGGAAAACGTATGCCGGCCCGGAGTTATTTTCCCCCTGTAGAGTACCTTCACTTCCCGGCCGAGCAGGTCGAAGACTCCGAGCGCAATATCGGATTCAAAGGGGATCCCGATCGAAATATCGGTCGATGGATTGAACGGATTGGGATAATTGTCGCCGAGGACAAACCCGCCCGGCCTGAGGGATTCCAGTCGCGCTTTCACTGCTTCCTCCTTCCCGGCGACGACGCTGAATTTCATGCTCCCGCCGGTGTGAATGAAATTGTATGCGGTGTCTTTGCGAAGGTCGACGGAAACGGCGCCGGTCTCATCGATCAGGACGAGACTCAAATCCGGCGGAACCCCCGCGAGCCCCGAGAAAACAAGGCCGAGCCTCTCCCGCTCCGTCGAGAGAACTTCGAAGCGCCATTCCTCCAGGTCCCCGGTTTCCGGCCGGATGTCGGTGGCGAAGCGCGGGTAGAGAGAATCCCATTCCGGCCTGTCGAAAAAGATGAGCGGGCCGGAGGAAAACCCCGCGGGTTTGCGGAAGTCGAAGCGGTTAAGCCCGCGATCCGCGCCTCTTGAAACGCCGAATCGGGTCGACCGGTCGGTCACCCCGGGCGAGCTGAGAATAATTCCGACGCGCCAGTCGCCCCCGTTTTCTCCCGCCGCGACCGTGGAGGCGGGAATCGAGGCGCCGGAAGGATAGGGGATTTTCAGCACCGCCAGATTCGCCGCATTAAAGAAATAATATCCGGAATAAGGCTGGAGGGCCGGTGACTCGTTGAACGATCCGTTAAAGGCGTAGATCGGATCGGGGGCATTATTCGCGGCCTGTACGGCGCTCCAGGCCACGGGTATGACAAATGGGTTTGTGATCAGGTTCCACCCCGCATGAAGGGGTATCCCGGCATTCCCTGAATTATCAAGCTGAACGGAGGGGGCGGTCCCGCTTACGCTCCACGGCCCGTTCTTGATGAGCCAGTAGGCGCTGCCGGCGGAAAATCTGAAGGGTGAAGCAGCGCTGAACTGTCTCATGAAATTTGAGGGCGATCCGTTATCCCAGTAGAGCTGCCAATCGACGCCGGAGTGTCCTCCGAGGATTGAATCGGCGCGCGCGTTGGTGGCGCCCGGGAGTCCGACAATCCGGTAGTCGGCCGGTGTGAACGAGCCCCGATCCGCGTGAGACGGAAATTGGACCGTCGCTCCGAGGCTCAGCGTCGAAGGATAGCCGGGAGACCGGGTCGTAAAATAGCGGTCCTGCCCGTACGCAATCCCGGAGTCGTTTTGAGCGACGACCCTGTAATGGTACGAGGCGCCCGGGGAGAGCCCGGTGACGACCGCGCTCACCGGGATCGCGCTTGAGCCGGTGACGGGGCTCTGTGCCGCGGGTATCTCGTATCCGTACGATTGGGTGGCGCCATACTGGAATTTGACGGTCGTCGCCACCCCGTTTGCATTCACGGTTCCGTTGAACTGCGCGGAGGTCGTGCCGACACCCGAGGTATCACCGGTGGTTGCGACCGGCACGGGCGTAACCCCGGAAGCGGTCGTGAACTGCCAGACCGACGACCAGTTGCCCCAGCCTCCCGGGTTCCAGGCACAGACCCGCCAGTAACATGTGACATTGTTCTGAAGGGGCCCCGCCCTGTCGGACGTGAAGGCGAGCGACGAATCGTCGAGCATGTTCGGCGAAAACGATTGGTTTTGAGAGAGCTGGAGCCGGTATGCGGTCGCCGTCGGAGAGGCGTTCCACTCGAGAGTCACAACCGCCGGTTGCCCGGTCGATCCGTTACCCGGGGTTGCGAGCGCAGGCGGAGGGGGAGCGGGGGGAATTGTGGTGAAACTCCAGATCTGAGACCACGCGCTCCGGTTGCCCGGAACGACCGTGCGCACGCGCCAGAAGTAGGCGGTGTTTCGCTGGAGAGGTCCGATCGCTCGCGACGTGACCGGGAGCGACGTGTCGTTTTCCACGATTGTCGCGAACGAGGCCGTGCTGGAGACCTGGAGGTCGTACGAATCGGCCCCCGCGGATGCGTTCCAGGCGAGCGTGGGAGACAGGGGTTGGTTCGTCGCGCCGTCGGGCGGGGACGCGAGGGTCGGCGGAACAGCGGACGTCACGCCGGTCGCGAAGCCCCACGTCTGCGACCAGTCGCTCCAGCCGCCCACCCCCGCGGCAGCCACCCTCCAGTAATAGATCGTGTTATCGGCCAGCGGCCCGACCTGGCGCGCGGTGGCCGTGATCAGCGAATCATCCAGGAGCAACGCCGCGAAGGTGACGAGGGTGGAAACCTGCACACGATATCTGACTCCCCCCGGAGAGGGGTTCCAGTCCAGCGTCAACGTCATGGACTGTCCGGTGGCCCCATTCCCCGGCGATGAGAGGATCGGCGCCGCCGGTGCTGCGACGATCGTCGTAAAGCTCCAGGGCGCCCCCGTTGCGGCGGTGCTTCCGCCTGCATTCTTCGCCGTCACGCTCCAGTAGTAGGTTGTGCCGTTGGCGAGCGCCGCGTATGCGTAGGAAGTTCCCGATTGATTTGAACTCACGTTCGTGGTCGGAGGATTGCTCGTGCCGAGAAAGACGTCGTATCCGGTGGCGCCGGAGGAACTTTGCCAGGCAAGCGTACCGGCCAGCGCCTGGTTCGCGGCTCCGTTCGCGGGGGAGGAAAGGCTGAAAGCTCCGGGAGGCGAATCACTCGTGGTGAAGTTCCAGACGGCCGACCATGCGCTTGTCCCTCCGCCATTCTTCGCGTCCACCCGCCAGTAGTAGGTCGTGCCGTTGGAGAGCCCCGTCACCTGGCGGGATGTCCCTGTCAGGGTCGAATCGTCGAGGACGTATGATTGAAACGTGGCGCTCGTGGAAACCTGCACATGGTAGCTCGCAGCTCCCGATGAGGAATTCCAGGAGAGCGTTACAGTGGTGGACTGTCCGGTCGCTCCATTCCCCGGCAATGAGAGGACCGGCGCCCCCGGAGCCCCGACGACTGTCGTGAAGCTCCAGGGTGCGCCCGTTGCGGTCGCGCTTCCGCCGGCGTTCTTCGCCGTCACGCTCCAGTAATAGGTTGTGCCGGCGGCGAGCGCCGCGTATGCATAGGAGGTTCCCGCCTGATTCGAACCGACGTTCGTGGTCGGAGGATTGCTCGTATCGAGAAAGACGTCGTATCCGGTGGCGCCGGAAGAACTTTGCCAGGCAAGCGTACCGGCCAGCGCCTGGTTCGCGGCTCCGTTCGCGGGAGATGACAGGCTGAACGCTCCAGGAGGCGAAACACTCGTCGTGAAGTTCCAGACGGCCGACCATGGGCTCGTTCCTCCACCGTTCTTCGCATTTACCCGCCAGTAGTAGGTCGTGCCGTTCGAGAGCCCCGTCACCTGGCGGGATGTCCCTGTCAGGGTCGAATCATCGAGGACGTATGATTGAAACGTGGCGCTCGTGGAAACCTGCAAACGGTAGCTCGCAGCTCCCGGTGAGGTGTTCCAGTCGAGCGTCACCGTCGTGGGCTGACCGGTCGCCCCGTTGGCGGGCGATGAGAGGACCGGCGCCCCGGGAGCCGCGACGATCGTCGCGAAACTCCATGGGGCGCCCGTTGCGGTCGCGCTTCCGCCGGCGTTCTTCGCCGTCACGCTCCAGTAATAGGTTGTGCCGGCGGCGAGTGCCGCGTATGCGTAGGAGGTTCCCGCTTGATTCGAGCTGACATTCGTGGTCGGAGGATTGCTCGTATCGAGAAAGACGTCGTATCCGGTGGCGCCGGAGGAACTTTGCCAGGAAAGCGTCCCGGTCGGCGCCTGGTTCGCGGCTCCGTTCGCGGGAGATGTCAGGCTGAACGCTCCGGGAGGCGAAACACTCGTGGTGAAGTTCCAGGCGCCCGACCACGCGCTCGTTCCGCCGCCGTTCTTCGCATTTACCCGCCAGTAGTAGGTCGTTCCGTTCGAGAGCCCCGTCACCTGGCGGGAGGTCCCTGTCAGGGTCGAATCATCGAGGAGAAGCGATTGGAACGTGGCACCGGATGAAAGCTGCACACGATAGCTTGCAGCTCCCGGTGAGGCGTTCCAGTCGAGCGTCACCGTCGTGGGCTGACCGGTTGCGCCGTTGGCGGGCGATGAGAGCGACGGCACCGCAGGTGCTGCGACGATCGTCGTGAAACTCCATGGCGCGCCCGTCGCGGTCGCGCTTCCGCCGGCGTTCTTCGCCGTCACGCTCCAGTAGTAGGTTGTGCCGGCGGCGAGCGACGCGTATGCGTACGAAGTTCCCGCTTGATTCGAGCTGACATTCGTGGTCGGAGGATTGCTCGTATCGAGAAAGATGTCGTATCCGGTGGCGCCTGTGGAACTTTGCCATGAAAGCGTCCCGGTCAGCGCCTGGTTTGCGGCTCCGTTCGAGGGGACGGTCAAGCTGAAGGCCCCCGGGCCGGAAACGGCTGTCGCGAAGCTCCAGACGCTTGACCAAGCGCTCGTCCCGCCGCTGTTACTCGCGTTCACCCGCCAGTAGTATGTCGCGCCGTTCGCAAGGCCCGTCACCTGGCGCGCTGTCCCTGTCACGGTCGAATCATCGAGGACGTATGTTTGAAACGTGGCGCCAGTGGAGACCTGCACACGGTAGCTCGCAGCTCCCGGTGAGGTGTTCCAGTCGAGCGTCACCGTCGTGGACTGTCCGGTCGCCCCATTCGAGGGCGAAGCGAGTCCGGGAGCGCCCGGCGGCGCGACAGCGCTCAGGGAGGACAAAATGTAAATCGCATTTGCGGCATAAAACCCGGTGCCCTGAAGGTATGTTACGTTTACGGATGCGAATTCTGTGTTGGTCGACCGCTGCCACACCCGGTAATAAATCCGCTCCCCCGCAGCCATCCCGTCGATCTGGGGAGTCTGATCGTCATCTCCCCAAACGGTGAGAGCGACATTCGTGTCGCTCCACACAATCGCGCCGGTACAGAGCCCGGCGGGAGTGAACGCGCCGATTTCATCGCCCGCTGCGAGCGGCGTGCCGCTGATGTTGGGGTTCAGCGTGAGCGGGGTCGCAACCGTTGCGTTGTTTCCCGTGTTGGCGGTGAACCTGAAGTGAGTTTGTCCCGATGCGGAGGAGAGCACCGAGAGGAGCATGAGAATCAAGATCACGGCTGAGCCGGAACCCGGGCAGCCATCACTCTTTCCGCGCGTATGCATCAGTCGAGGACTCATCGGAGCACCAGCATTTTTCTTACGGAGACGAAGGTCGACGCCTTCAAGCGATAGATATATGTTCCACTCTGAAGCCCGGAACCCTGAAATGCCACACGGTGGAATCCGGCGGGCTGAGATTCGTTGACAAGCACGGAGACGCGGTTACCGGCAACATCGTACACCTCCAGAGTCACTCTTGCCCTGAGGGGGAGCCCGTACTCGATCGTGGTCGAGGGGTTAAACGGGTTCGGATAATTCTGGCCGAGGCTGAACTGTGCCGGGAGCCCCTTCGTATCTTCGACTTTTGCCGTCTGATTGGCGGTCAGGGAAGACAAGACGAAGATTCCGTTCGCCTGGAACGCGCCAGTGCCCGTCGCATAGGTCACAGCAACGTTCTGGTATTCGGTGTTCGAGGATTGGCGCCAGAGCCGGTAATAAATCTGTTCCCCCGCCCTTAAGCCGTCGATTCCGGGAGTCTGGTCGTTATCTCCCCATACGGTGAGAGCGGCATTTGTGTCGCTCCACACGATGGCGCCGGCACAGAGCCCGGCGGGAGTGAAGGCGCCGATCTCATCTCCGGCGATCAAAGTCGTTCCGCCGATGTTCGGATTCGCCGCAACCGGTACCGCCACCGTGGCGTTGTTGCCGGTATTCGATGTGAACGAAAAATGGACGACTGCTTCGCTCCCCGATCCCGAGAGCCCGAAACCTCTGCGGTCCGTTGAGTTTCCCGTGCCCGCCGCACCGGGCGGGGGCAACCCCGGCGCGTTATCCGGGTACGTGAGGACCGACGCCCGCGTCATATAGAGCTGGTATCCCTGCCCGGGATTCATTC
This is a stretch of genomic DNA from Bacteroidota bacterium. It encodes these proteins:
- the aceA gene encoding isocitrate lyase, which encodes MNTNHEASRMLNSWTLDPRWTGIQRPYTPEAVLRLRGSIRIEQTLAQMGAARFWRLLQRDGYVRALGASTGNQAVEQVRAGLEAVYVSGWQVAADSNDAGQMYPDLSLYPSSSVPNVVRRINNALRRADQIAHMEGVAGPIWFAPIVADAEAGFGGPLNAFEVTKALIESGAAAIHLEDQLSAAKKCGHMGGKVLVSPGEFIQKLAAARLAADTLGVPTVLIARTDANGARLIQGEADPIDEPFLTGERTGEGFYRITGGLDCAIARARAYAPFADLLWCETSTPDLEEARRFAGEIHSDFPDKPLAYNCSPSFNWRRNLSPETIWRFQNELGAMGYRFQFVTLAGFHTLNASMFRLAREYREDGMAAYSRFQEEEFELEREHGFDAVRHQHFVGAAYFDEIQLAVTGGTASTVALKDSTEAHQFSS
- the aceB gene encoding malate synthase A, which codes for MKTLTKQETAIRLPGRVEISAPPRPEFSRVLTPDALAFVAGLEREFGQRRKLLLLKRWERQVDIIAGKLPDFLQGTANIRKGDWKVAPIKKDLLDRRVEITAPTDRKMIINALNSGSNVFIADFEDANSPTWTNIVRGQLNVIEAVDRTISFRSPEGKEYRLKDEIATLMVRPRGWHMEEKHVTVDGSPVSAALFDFGLFMFHNGRALTERGSGPYFYLPKMESHLEARLWNDVFVMAQEKLGLPAGTIRATALIETVPAAFEMDEILYELRDHSAGLNCGRWDYLFSMIKKFRHYPEFVLADRSRLAMSTRFLHSYSLALIRTCHNRGAHAMGGMAAHIPVKGDQRLNEEAIARVRADKMREAEDGHDGTWVAHPGLVAVAKDVFDAYMPGPNQIHRKREDVNISAADLLTVPKPVITEQGMRVNIRVALEYFESWLRGIGCVPINNLMEDAATAEISRAQLWQWLHHQTTHLSSGGKITLDLYRKIVTEELAGLLSESVPGESDQRKFRLAAELLDKLVVGRMFSEFFTSIAYTYLE
- a CDS encoding FlgD immunoglobulin-like domain containing protein; the protein is MILILMLLSVLSSASGQTHFRFTANTGNNATVATPLTLNPNISGTPLAAGDEIGAFTPAGLCTGAIVWSDTNVALTVWGDDDQTPQIDGMAAGERIYYRVWQRSTNTEFASVNVTYLQGTGFYAANAIYILSSLSAVAPPGAPGLASPSNGATGQSTTVTLDWNTSPGAASYRVQVSTGATFQTYVLDDSTVTGTARQVTGLANGATYYWRVNASNSGGTSAWSSVWSFATAVSGPGAFSLTVPSNGAANQALTGTLSWQSSTGATGYDIFLDTSNPPTTNVSSNQAGTSYAYASLAAGTTYYWSVTAKNAGGSATATGAPWSFTTIVAAPAVPSLSSPANGATGQPTTVTLDWNASPGAASYRVQLSSGATFQSLLLDDSTLTGTSRQVTGLSNGTTYYWRVNAKNGGGTSAWSGAWNFTTSVSPPGAFSLTSPANGAANQAPTGTLSWQSSSGATGYDVFLDTSNPPTTNVSSNQAGTSYAYAALAAGTTYYWSVTAKNAGGSATATGAPWSFATIVAAPGAPVLSSPANGATGQPTTVTLDWNTSPGAASYRLQVSTSATFQSYVLDDSTLTGTSRQVTGLSNGTTYYWRVNAKNGGGTSPWSAVWNFTTSVSPPGAFSLSSPANGAANQALAGTLAWQSSSGATGYDVFLDTSNPPTTNVGSNQAGTSYAYAALAAGTTYYWSVTAKNAGGSATATGAPWSFTTVVGAPGAPVLSLPGNGATGQSTTVTLSWNSSSGAASYHVQVSTSATFQSYVLDDSTLTGTSRQVTGLSNGTTYYWRVDAKNGGGTSAWSAVWNFTTSDSPPGAFSLSSPANGAANQALAGTLAWQSSSGATGYDVFLGTSNPPTTNVSSNQSGTSYAYAALANGTTYYWSVTAKNAGGSTAATGAPWSFTTIVAAPAAPILSSPGNGATGQSMTLTLDWNPSPGGVRYRVQVSTLVTFAALLLDDSLITATARQVGPLADNTIYYWRVAAAGVGGWSDWSQTWGFATGVTSAVPPTLASPPDGATNQPLSPTLAWNASAGADSYDLQVSSTASFATIVENDTSLPVTSRAIGPLQRNTAYFWRVRTVVPGNRSAWSQIWSFTTIPPAPPPPALATPGNGSTGQPAVVTLEWNASPTATAYRLQLSQNQSFSPNMLDDSSLAFTSDRAGPLQNNVTCYWRVCAWNPGGWGNWSSVWQFTTASGVTPVPVATTGDTSGVGTTSAQFNGTVNANGVATTVKFQYGATQSYGYEIPAAQSPVTGSSAIPVSAVVTGLSPGASYHYRVVAQNDSGIAYGQDRYFTTRSPGYPSTLSLGATVQFPSHADRGSFTPADYRIVGLPGATNARADSILGGHSGVDWQLYWDNGSPSNFMRQFSAASPFRFSAGSAYWLIKNGPWSVSGTAPSVQLDNSGNAGIPLHAGWNLITNPFVIPVAWSAVQAANNAPDPIYAFNGSFNESPALQPYSGYYFFNAANLAVLKIPYPSGASIPASTVAAGENGGDWRVGIILSSPGVTDRSTRFGVSRGADRGLNRFDFRKPAGFSSGPLIFFDRPEWDSLYPRFATDIRPETGDLEEWRFEVLSTERERLGLVFSGLAGVPPDLSLVLIDETGAVSVDLRKDTAYNFIHTGGSMKFSVVAGKEEAVKARLESLRPGGFVLGDNYPNPFNPSTDISIGIPFESDIALGVFDLLGREVKVLYRGKITPGRHTFSWDGRDRSGNSLPSGTYFSRLIANGGLWITRKMLLLR
- a CDS encoding T9SS type A sorting domain-containing protein, whose translation is MSVQVQTGNRGAKRPGIRALGLTALLLLSLRALPAGDSGVAERSAIRKARLIGQGQGSNDLTVMIEYVLAHDQYVSLKMFNILGTEVLTLEQSARTAGVHTVRFDASEVPSGVYIFRLQSGDSVYDRRFVLIQPGMEGVCNHLSEEPVASAGS